One genomic window of Plasmodium falciparum 3D7 genome assembly, chromosome: 10 includes the following:
- a CDS encoding U2 snRNA/tRNA pseudouridine synthase, putative, whose product MNASSIKNHGIDYLIRKDVNQLEGIYGKIKTIYEDFHVHEITKKNEILHLNYVIDKNIIKNILQENEEKEDANIIYNITNKEEHLHILSHYLSEYNRKVFSQFLNILYEMYKLKNENETEQRDNDGDDNKEYHKKYEKCKDDEKKKDILKEQISCNNKNNESIHTIPYCLLTNLDDLSCDIKIDNNEDIYDNKNIEEKKKVIRKNIHKIIKQYYPFLLTETKNVNNIDQVISHGNILLLNHYINDSINHLNTSFISSNNKNINAIQVYPSLDCLKCILSPSIFKKLKGTYKKSRYNKTEELEYIINQHFHNINKKKLDPSQEINESHLSDSYNNNNNVKTNEHILKARLNISTCHNNDESINITYGKKRKLDNDGYEKIETLNMNHTNENHNMYCNLNKKNDIDNTYKLQSNICDSNAPNNNNFLDNINHIKKKKSELKKKKKYLHFNLYKENKDICEILNKFKMNLSKKNTDISYCGIKDKRAITVQKFCIHKTNKYDIYNLISNNNNKWFCNNNVYISNLEYKRKKLSLGNLNGNHFKVIIRGVHNNVKSNFHILSENLRTKGFVNYYGHQRFGTKQIKNYEIGISILKRNYKHSLSYVIQNTELKDEDKQNLITYINELTDHSIYENAIDKKKKKSQHTNEHIKSENSIEKKNIYIKTDEQQNDHMCSSQMNESTTDTKKKKKKIDISKENHNISVPQEIINIINSISNHSYVEKTILNSIKNSNNLKNAFMNLPKDIFSLFIHAIQSIVFNLLVSIRMKKFGLQIALGDLVEIYEQHHSGYSSLDESSDDNTSDNTNNDNMLYESKIIPITENNISLYNIYDVVLPLPGDKNIVLPPNLKEEYIKVLETINLTLEDFKSEKHFFNASGCYRKIVVKPYNFKSIFIKNELNDLNKIPIIKSDLYKLKNEDKENNTFIKEQLPNKTNQASSQIITEQQNVEDELIYVSNEQYHEYLIKEIPDYQTTSSIYLTCSLPKSSYITVALMELLKN is encoded by the coding sequence atgaatgcATCTTCTATAAAAAATCACGGAATTGATTATTTAATTCGAAAGGATGTTAATCAATTGGAAGGTATTTAtgggaaaataaaaacaatatatgaAGATTTTCATGTTCATGAAATaacaaagaaaaatgaaattcttcatttaaattacgttatagataaaaatataattaaaaatattcttcAAGAAAATGAGGAAAAAGAAGATgctaatataatatataatattacaaataaggAAGAACATTTGCATATCCTGTCACATTATTTGAGTGAATATAATAGAAAGGTTTTCTCccaatttttaaatattctttatgaaatgtataaattaaaaaatgaaaatgagaCAGAACAAAGAGATAATGATGGAGATGATAATAAggaatatcataaaaaatatgaaaaatgtaaagatgatgaaaaaaaaaaggatatattaaaagaacaaatatcttgtaataataaaaataatgaaagtaTTCATACAATTCCATATTGTCTTCTCACAAACTTAGATGATTTATCTTGTGATATAAAAATTGACAACAATGAAGATATTTAtgacaataaaaatatagaagaaaaaaaaaaagttattagaaaaaatattcataaaattataaaacaatattatccatttttattaacagagacaaaaaatgttaataacATAGATCAAGTGATATCACatggaaatatattattattaaatcattatataaatgatagtataaatcatttaaatacatcttttatatcatctaataataaaaatataaatgctATTCAAGTATATCCTTCATTAGATTGTCTTAAATGTATATTGTCTCCttcaatttttaaaaaattaaaaggaaCTTATAAAAAATCACGTTATAATAAAACGGAAGAATTGGAATATATCATCAATCAACATTTTCATaacataaacaaaaaaaaattagatcCTTCACAAGAAATAAATGAATCACATCTCAGTgatagttataataataataataatgtaaaaacAAATGAACATATTTTGAAGGCACGGTTAAATATTAGTACGtgtcataataatgatgaatctattaatattacttatggtaaaaaaagaaaactagATAATGAtggatatgaaaaaatagaaacattaaatatgaatcatacaaatgaaaatcataatatgtattgtaatttaaataaaaaaaacgatATTGATAATACTTATAAACTGCAAAGTAATATTTGTGATAGCAACGcaccaaataataataacttcTTAGATAATAtcaatcatataaaaaagaaaaaaagtgaactcaaaaaaaaaaaaaaatatctacattttaatttatataaagaaaacaaaGATATATGTGAAATTCTAAACAAATTTAAAATGAATctttccaaaaaaaatacaGATATATCCTATTGTGGAATTAAAGATAAAAGAGCTATTACTGTTCAAAAGTTTTGTATACacaaaacaaacaaatatgatatatataatttaataagtaataataacaataaatggttttgtaataataatgtatatatatctaatttggaatataaaagaaaaaaattatcactAGGTAATTTAAATGGTAACCATTTTAAAGTTATTATCAGAGGTGTacataataatgtaaaatcaaattttcatattttatctGAAAATCTAAGAACAAAGGGTTTTGTTAATTATTATGGTCATCAAAGATTTGgaacaaaacaaataaaaaattatgaaattggtatatctatattaaaaagaaattataaacaCTCCCTTTCTTATGTTATTCAAAATACAGAATTGAAAGATGAAGATAAACAAAATTTAATCacttatataaatgaactaACAGATCACTCTATTTATGAAAATGCgatagataaaaaaaaaaaaaaaagccaACATACTAATGAACATATTAAAAGTGAAAATtcaattgaaaaaaaaaatatatatataaaaacagaTGAGCAACAAAATGATCATATGTGTTCCTCCCAAATGAATGAATCTACAActgatacaaaaaaaaaaaaaaaaaaaattgatatatcaaaagaaaatcataatatttcTGTACCAcaagaaattataaatattattaattctaTTTCTAATCATTCCTATGTAGAAAAAACTATATTAAATTCAATAAAAAATAGTAACAATTTAAAAAACGCATTTATGAATTTACCTAAAGATATATTCTCACTTTTCATTCATGCAATACAAAGTattgtatttaatttattgGTTAGTAtaagaatgaaaaaatttGGACTTCAAATAGCTTTAGGAGATTTAGTagaaatatatgaacaacACCATTCAGGATATTCAAGTCTGGATGAATCAAGTGATGATAATACTAGcgataatacaaataatgataatatgctCTATGAAAGTAAAATTATTCCAATcacagaaaataatatttctttatataacatttatgATGTTGTCTTACCTTTACCAggagataaaaatatagtacTTCCTCCTAACTTGaaagaagaatatataaaagtgtTAGAAACAATTAATTTAACTTTAGAAGATTTTAAATCTGAAAAACATTTTTTCAATGCGTCAGGATGCTATCGAAAAATTGTAGTAAAACCATATAATTTCAAatccatttttataaaaaatgaattaaatgatttaaataaaataccaATAATTAAAAGTGATCTGTATAAACTTAAAAATGAGGACaaggaaaataatacattCATAAAAGAGCAATTACCAAATAAGACAAACCAAGCTTCTTCACAAATTATAACAGAACAGCAAAATGTGGAGGACGAATTAATTTATGTATCTAACGAACAATATcatgaatatttaattaaagaaATACCTGATTATCAAACCACGTcttcaatatatttaaccTGTTCCCTACCAAAATCGTCCTATATAACTGTAGCACTTATGgagttattaaaaaattaa